A genomic region of Pongo pygmaeus isolate AG05252 chromosome 7, NHGRI_mPonPyg2-v2.0_pri, whole genome shotgun sequence contains the following coding sequences:
- the C7H8orf82 gene encoding UPF0598 protein C8orf82 homolog gives MWPPCGTLRTLVLARSRGARACSGVGSVSYTQGQSPEPRTREYFYYVDHQGQLFLDDSKMKNFITCFKDPQFLVTFFSRLRPNRSGRYEAAFPFLSPCGRERNFLRCEDRPVVFTHLLTADHGPPRLSYCGGGEALAVPFEPARLLPLAANGRLYHPAPERAGGVGLVRSALAFELSACFEYGPGAPALPSHVRWQGRRLTLTMDLAPLLLAARPP, from the exons ATGTGGCCGCCGTGCGGGACTCTGCGGACCCTGGTCTTGGCGCGGTCGCGGGGAGCCCGGGCCTGCAGCGGGGTTGGGAGCGTTTCCTACACGCAGGGCCAGAGTCCCGAGCCCCGGACCCGCGAGTATTTCTACTACGTGGACCACCAGGGCCAG CTTTTCCTGGATGattccaaaatgaaaaatttcatcACCTGCTTCAAAG ACCCGCAGTTCCTGGTCACCTTCTTCTCCCGCCTGAGACCCAACCGCAGCGGGCGCTACGAGGCCGCTTTCCCCTTCCTCTCGCCCTGCGGCAGAGAGCGCAACTTCCTGCGCTGCGAGGACCGGCCGGTGGTCTTCACGCACCTGCTGACCGCGGACCACGGGCCTCCGCGCCTCTCCTACTGCGGCGGTGGCGAGGCCCTGGCCGTTCCCTTCGAGCCGGCGCGCCTGCTGCCCCTGGCCGCCAACGGGCGCCTGTACCACCCGGCGCCGGAGCGTGCGGGCGGCGTGGGCCTGGTGCGCTCCGCTCTGGCCTTCGAGCTCAGCGCCTGCTTCGAGTACGGGCCCGGCGCGCCTGCGCTGCCCTCGCACGTGCGCTGGCAGGGCCGCCGCCTCACTCTCACCATGGACCTGGCCCCGCTGCTGCTCGCGGCTCGGCCGCCCTGA